The segment CCTTCTCAGGCGTGAACCGCCCGTAGGTCGACCTGGCCAGCACCAGAACGAAGGCGACCAGCCCGCCGATCACATGCAACCCGTGGAAGCCGGTGGTCAGGTAGTACACCGACCCGTAGCCGTGCGACGCCAGGGTGAACTCGTTCTCCTTGAAGTACTCCCAGGCCTGGCCACCGACGAAGACAAGCCCCATCAGCAGCGAGATCAGGTACCAGCGGCGCAGACCGATGACGTCGCCGCGCTCCGCGGCGAACACCCCGAGCTGGCAGGTCACACTGGACAGGACCAGGATCACCGTGAAGAACAGCGCGTAGGCGACGTGCAGGTGCACGGGACCGATCTCGGACCCGGCGGGGTCACCGGTGACCGGCGGCCAGTTGCCGCTGTTGACCGAGCGGATCGTGTAGTACATCGCGAACAGGGCCGCGAAGAACATCAGCTCCGACGACAGCCACACCACTGTGCCGACCGAGACCATCGAGGGACGGTTGGCCGCCGGGTGCGCTGGAGGAGCCTTCTCGAGGACAGGGGCTGAGGCCACGACGGTCATTCTGGCATGTGACGCCGCACGCGCCACCGTAGGTTCGACAATCGGTAGGACTACACGGCGTCGACGACGCCCGGATCGCCTCCCGGCGCGGCCGGAAATTTTGCTCCACGACCACGAAGCTCCTGCTAACACGCAGGTTCTGGTACCTGACGAGACGTCGGCCACGCCCGGCGGCGACCCGGGAATCCGCCTGTTGTTGTGTCCCTCACCCGGGGCGCCGCGCCGCGCCGAGGGTGGCCCGGACGGCTCAGTCCGCGCGGGGTGGTGACCGTTCGGCGGCTCAGTCCGCGAGGGCGGCGAGCGCCCGGACGCCCTCCGCGGGGAGGGTGATCCCCTCCTCCGTTCCGGGGTCGACGGCGAGCATGAGATCACCGGCGGGCCACGTCCGCAGCAACGCGGCCAGTGGCACCCGGCGGTAGCGCCCGACACTCGGCAGCGCGTCGACGAGGCGCCGCTCCGAGGTGAAGGTGGGGACGAACTGCTGACCGTCGGGCTGCTCGGCGACGGGCAGTCGCACCACGCGGGCGTCGCCGTTGTCCCTGGCCGGGTCGCTGACGTCCGGAACGAGGACGTCCGAGGTGGCGAGCGCGCCCAGCGCGGCCGTGTCGTCCTGGTCGTGCGCGAGCCGGTGCAGGGCGTCGCCCGCCCGGGTGGTCTCCTCGTTGGCGTCGTCGGTCACAGCGGGCTCCTGTCGATCCGGGAGGCGTGCCTTCTGTGGCCACGCATACCCGGCTCCGGCCGCGCGTACCCGGCTCCGGGGCACGGACCCGGGCCCGACCACACAGGCCCGGCCCGGGACAGCCGGCCCGCGTCGGGTCAGCTCGGCAGCGCGAGATCCGCGATCAGGCTCCGGCGGGCGGCGCCGACGATGGGGGTCGCGTCGCTGTACGCGGGATGATCGACCACCAGTTCCGCGGTGACCGCCGGGTCGCGGAAGGCGTCCCTGGTCCCGTCGGTGAGCGGGAACCGGAGCATGTGCACCGACACCGTCTCGCTGGGCTGGTCGGGGTCCTCGTCCACGCCCGGGATCTCGACGGCGGGCACGGTCACTCCGCCGATCTCCAGCGCCACCCGACGCTGGACGCCGGACAGGCGGGCCAGCTCCTCGCGCACGGTCTCGACCTGGGTGAGCTCGATGAACATCGTGGCCGTCAGGGAGTGGCTGGACGGCAGCAGCCGGGAGTAGGTCTCGACCTCGTGGGCGACGTCCCCGGGAGTGGTGAGCCGCTCGGTGTAGACCATCTCCTGCACCTGGTGGCGCAGCGTCTCGGCGTTCTCGAACTCGAAGAGCAGGATGTCGCCGATCCGGACGCGCCGCTCGGCGCGGATCGGGATCATCCTCGACCGGGCCTGGACCCGCTGCGCGGAGTAGGCGGTGTGGTCGGTGGTGATGTCGGCGGCGGTGAACGCCACCGTGCTGGACCCCATCGTGCTGGCTCCTTCCCCGTCGCGAGGACGCGTCTGGCCGTCCCGGGTGGCGGGTGGCGGGCCCGGGTGACCCCGGGCCCGCTCCGCGCGCCACTCAGGCGTCGGCGGTCTCCTCGGCGATCACCGCGTCGAGGGCCTTCTTGAACCGACCGGCGTGGGTCTTCTCGGCGCGGGCCAGCGTCGAGAACCACTCGGCGATCTCCTCGAAGCCCTCCTCGCGGGCGGTCTTCGCGAAGCCCGGGTACATCGCGGTGAACTCGTAGGTCTCGCCGGCCACCGCGCTGGCCAGGTTCTTCGACGTGTTGCCGACCGGCTCGCCCGTCGCCGGGTCGCCGACCTCGGCGAGGAAGTCCATGTGCCCGAACGCGTGGCCGGTCTCGCCCTCCGCGGTGTCGCGGAACAGGGAGGCCGCGTCGGTCAGGCCCTCGATGTCCGCGCGGCGGGCGAAGTACAGGTAGCGACGGTTGGCCTGGCTCTCGCCGGCGAACGCCTCCTTGAGGTTCTCGTGGGTCTTGGTGCCGTCAAGCTTCGGCATACGGAACTCCTTCTGCGTAATGGTGTCGGGCTCTACCGCCGGACCGGGCGATGACCCTCGCCGGCGGTCTGACACTCCGGGCACAGGCCCCTGAACTGCAGGTCGTACCCGGTGATCGTGAAACCGGACCGGCGCGCGATCTCGGCCACCATGCCGTCCGGCACGGGGTGGTCGATGTCCGCGGCCCGGCCGCACCGCTCGCACACGGCGTGGTCGTGCCGGCTGGTGTTGGCGTCGTACCTGGCTGCCGCGCCGTCCCCGAGGTTGAGCTCGAGGGCGTGCCCGGTCTCGACGAGCAACGCGAGGGCGCGGTAGACGGTCGCGCTGCCGATCCCGGGGGCCGCGAGCCGCACACGCTCGTAGACCTCGGCCGCCGTCGGATGATCATCGGCGGCCTTCAGCACCTCCAGCACACGGGTGCGCTGGGGGGTCAGGCGTAGTTCGGTCCGCTCCGCCATCGGTCACGTCCGTCATCGGTCGGCGCCGCCCGGGGGCGTTCGTCCCGCGTCCCGGTGCCGGGTGGCGGGGTGCCGTGGCAACGGGCGACGGTCGGAACCGGCGCTCGGGCAAACATTGAGAACGAGTCTCAGTATCGCGTACATCACCACCCGATGGCAAACTCCACCGACGTCCACCCCCGAACGGCACGACCGTACCCACCGCCCGGCCAGGCCGGGAAGCCGGATGGCGTCGCGACCGGCGGGCGGCGAGCAGATAGCCTTCGGGGCGGATACCGGGACGGTGCGACACCCGCCGCCACGCGCCGGGCCACTCCGGCGACGCCCGGAGCCGCCCGACGGGGACCGGTGCCCGCGCAGTGCCGGTACCGGCAGTCGTTCCCGATCGCCGACCATGGCGGTCGCCCATCGAGAGGCCCGTGGACGCCATGAGCACCGTCCTCGTGTACGCGAGCAAGGCCGACGTCCGAGAGCGTGTCCTGGCCGCGCTCGGGCGCCGTCCCGCGCCCGACCTCGACGAGCTCGAGCTCGTCGAGGTCTCCGACGCGGAGACGCTGATCGACGCCATCGACCACAGCGAGGCGGACCTCTGCATCCTCGACGCCGAGGCCACCCCCTCCGGCGGCATGGGGCTGGCCCGCCAGCTCAAGAACGAGGTCGCCGACTGCCCGCCCATGCTGCTGCTCGTCGCCCGGCGCGACGACCGCTGGCTGGCCACCTGGTCGCAGGCGGACGCGGTGGTCGGCCACCCGATCGACCCGGGCGAGCTGACCGACGCGGTCGTCGGGCTGCTGCGCGCGCGGGCCGGCGGGGTCGCCGTCCGGCGCCCGGTGGTCAACACCCGGCAGCACTGACAGACCCGTTCGAGCAGACCCGTTCGGCCGGCGCGACGACGCGGTCGCGCCCGGCCACCGGACCGACGTGAGCAACGCGGACAACGCGGACAACGACGCATCGCGAACAACGACGCATACGGACACCTCATGACGAGCACCGCCTCGGAGCCGCGGGCGACGACGACCGCAGCCTCCCCCGCCCCGACGACCGTTTCCTCCCCGGGCACGCCGCCCGGCGCGCCCGGGGGGCCGCGGGCCACGGCCGAGAGCTGGCCGGAGCTGATCACCGACCTGATCTCCGGGCAGGCCCTGGCCGCCGACCGGACGGCGTGGGCCATGGAGCAGATCATGGGCGGGCTGGCGACGCCGTCCCAGATCGCCGGCTTCGTGGTCGCGCTGCGGGCCAAGGGCGAGACCGCCGAGGAGATCAGCGGGCTGGTCCGCACGATGCTCGGCTTCGCCGAGCCGCTCGCCCTCAGCGACGAGCTGCGCGCCGCCGCGGTCGACACCTGCGGAACCGGCGGCGACCGCTCCAACACGGTGAACCTGTCGACCATGGCCGCGATCGTGGCGGCCGGCGCCGGGGCCACCGTGGTCAAGCACGGCAACCGCGCGGCGTCGTCGGCCAGCGGGTCGGCCGACGTGCTGGCCGAGCTCGGCGTCGTCATCGACCTGCCGCCGGCCGGGGTGGAGGCGTGCCTGGCCGCCGCGGGGATCGCCTTCTGCTTCGCCCCGGTCTTCCACCCGGCGATGCGGCACGTCGGCACCACCCGCAAGGAGCTGGGGGTGCAGACCGCGTTCAACATCCTCGGCCCGCTGGCGAACCCGGGGCGGCCGGGCGCCCAGACGATCGGCGTGGCCGACGCGCGGCTGGCCCCGATCGTCGCCGACGTGCTCGCCGCGCGGGGAACCCGGGGCCTGGTGTTCCGCGGCGACGACGGCCTCGACGAGCTCACCACGGCCACCACGTCGACCGTGTGGGTCATCAGCGCGCCGCCGGCCTCGGCCGAGGCCGGCACGGACGGGACCGGCACGGCCGCCCGGTCACGGGTGCGTTCGGAGCGTTTCGACCCCCGTGACCTGGGCCTCGCGCAGCCGGACGCGACCGCGCTGCGCGGCGCGGACACGGCCTACAACGCGTCCGTGGCGCGGGCCCTGCTCGCCGGGGAGACCGGGCCCGTCCGCGACGCCGTGCTGCTCGCGGCCGCGGCCGCTCTGGTCGCCGTGGCCGGCCCCACCGACGCGCCGCTGGCCGAGCAGCTCGGGGCCCAGTTCGGCCGGGCCGCCGAAGCCGTCGACTCGGGTGCCGCCGCGACGGCGCTACGGCGCTGGGCCGAGGCCAGCCGGATCGCGGCCACCGCCCGGGGCTGAGCCCCGCGCTCCCGACCACCACCGGGTGGGCCCGGAACGACTCAGGGGCTGTGGGCTTCAGGTGATCACCTGAAGCCCACAGCCCCTGTTGTGTCCGGGCCGCCGGTCAGTCCTCGGGAAGCGGCGGGTTCCAGAAGTTCTCCATCACCAGGCAGACGGCGAAGGTGAACGTCAGGACCGCGCCGAGGATGGTCAGCCAGATACCGAAGGCGAGCCCCATCGCGGCCACCGCGGCACTCGCGGCGAGGAAGAACGGGTAGTAGCTGCCCGGGGTGAAGTGCCCGAGCTCCCCGACTCCGTCGACGACCTCCGCGTCCGGCAGGTCCTGGGCACGCATGCCGATCCGCCGGCCGGTGAAGGTCAGATAGCCCCCGACGAGGAAGCCCAGCCCCGCGCACAGCGTGAGCGCGGCCGTCCCGGTCGGGTCCTTCGCCCAGAACCAGTAGACGAGAGCCACCGCCCCCGCGAACGCACCGAAGAAGTTGAAGATCAGGCCTTCTACCTTCATCGCGCGGCTCCCTGACCGAGTTCCGGTGTGGCGTGGTAGTCCGCCCTGCCGGCGACCGCCGGGTAGTGCAGGTCGAACGCGGGTCGCTCGGAGCGGATACGCGGCAGCGACCGGAAGTTGTGCCGGGGCGGCGGGCAGGAGGTCGCCCACTCCAGCGAGTTGGAGTAGCCCCAGGGGTCGTCGACCGCGGCGAGCGGGCCCTTGCGGTACGAGTACCACAGGTTGTAGAGCAGCGGCAGCGTGGACAGGCCCATCAGGAACGAGCCCGCCGTCGCGACGGTGTTCAGGGTGGTGAAACCGTCGTTCGGGCCGTAGTCCGCGAACCGCCGGGGCATGCCCTGGGTACCCAGCCAGTGGAACACCAGGAAGGTGGCGTTGAAGCCCAGGAACAGCGTCCAGAAGTGCAGCTTCGCCAGCTTCTCGTTCAGCATCCGGCCGGTGACCTTCGGGAACCAGAAGTAGACACCCGCGAAGGCCGCGAACATCAGGCCGGCGACGACGTAGTGGAAGTGGCCCACCACGAAGTAGCTGTCGCTGACGTGGAAGTCGATCGGCGGGCTGGCCAGCAGCACACCGGTGAGACCACCGAACAGGAACGTCACCAGGAAGCCGACCGCGAACAGCATCGGCGCCTCGAAGCTGATCTGCCCGCGCCACATCGTGCCGATCCAGTTGAAGAACTTGATGCCGGTGGGCACCGCGATCAGGAACGACAGGAAGGCGAAGAAGGGCAGCAGCACCGCACCGGTGACGAACATGTGGTGCGCCCACACCGCGACGGACAGGGCCCCGATGCCGATGGTGGCGAACACCAGGCCCTTGTAGCCGAACAGCGGCTTGCGGGAGAACACCGGGATGATCTCACTGATGATCCCGAAGAACGGCAGCGCGATGATGTAGACCTCGGGATGCCCGAAGAACCAGAACAGGTGCTGCCACAACATCGCGCCGCCGTTCTCGGCGTCGAAGATGTGGGCCCCGAACCTTCGGTCCGCCGCCAGCGCGAGCAGCGCGGCGGCCAGCACCGGGAACGCCACCAGCACCAGGATCGAGGTGACCAGCAGGTTCCAGCAGAAGATCGGCATCCGGAACATCGTCATGCCGGGGGCGCGCAGGCACAGGATCGTGGTGATGAAGTTGACGGCACCGAGGATCGTGCCGAGCCCCTGCACCGTCAGGCCGAGCACCCACAGGTCGGAGCCGACCCCGGGCGAGTAGAGCTGGTTGCTCAGCGGCGCGTAGGCGAACCAGCCGAACGAGGCCGCACCGCCCGGGCTCAGGAACCCGGCGAACACGGTGAGGCTGCCGAACAGGAACAGCCAGTACGACAGGGCGTTCAGCCGCGGGAACGCGACGTCCGGCGAACCGATCTGCAGCGGCACGAGGTAGTTGGCGAACGCGAACGCCAGCGGCGTCGCGAACATCAGCAGCATCAGCGTGCCGTGCATGGTGAAGAACTGGTTGTACTGGTCGTTCGAGAAGTACTGCAGACCCGGACGAGCCAGCTCGGCCCGGATGAAAATCGCGAGAATGCCGGCGATGACGAAGAACGCGAACGACGTCAGGAAGTACATGATCGCGATGTCCTTGTGGGACGTCGTCCTCAGGTAGCCGAGCAGGTTCGCGATCGGCGGCTTCTCGTGGTCCGCCGACTCGTGGGCGTGCCCCGCCGGCCCGGCGGGCGACTCGTGCAGAAGGGTCACTGGACACTCCCGGTGGTGACGCCGGAGGACGGCGACGCGCTGATCGCGGCGCTCTGGCGTTCCTCGATGAAGCGGTCGTACTCGGCACCCGGCACGACCTTGACGTAGAAGGTCATCCGGTCGTGGTCGGTGCCGCACAGCTCGGCGCACCGGCCGACGAAGGTTCCCGTCTTCGTCGCGGTGAGTTCGAACTGGCCGACGCGCCCGGGGACGACGTCCCGCTTGAACAGGAACTCGGGCACCCAGAACGAGTGGATCACGTCCGGTGACGTAAGCACGAACCGGACGGACCGGTCCTGGGGCAGCACGAGCACGGGTGCCTCACCGGGACGACCGGTGACCTCGACCTGGTTGCTGCCGGGGGTCTTGCCGGTGTCCAGGTACTGGAACTGCCAGTTCCACCGGAATCCGATGACGTTCACCGTCACGTCGGGCTTGTCCGAGAGCTTGGTGATCTCAGACTCGTCGCGAGCGGTGTAGTAGAACAGGCCCGCCACGATCACGACGGGCACGACGGTGTAAAGGATCTCGACGGGAAGGTTGTACCGGACCTGGCGCGGCAGAACATCACTGCGCTTCCGGAACACGACGACCGCGTAGAAGATCAGGGCCCACACGAACACACCGACGGACAGGGCGGCGATCACCGAGCCCTGCCACATGCTCAGGATCCGTGGGGTGTGGTTGGTCACACCGTCCGGGAATCCGAAATTGGGGACGTCGCAGGCGGTCGCCAGCAG is part of the Parafrankia discariae genome and harbors:
- the ctaE gene encoding aa3-type cytochrome oxidase subunit III, whose translation is MTVVASAPVLEKAPPAHPAANRPSMVSVGTVVWLSSELMFFAALFAMYYTIRSVNSGNWPPVTGDPAGSEIGPVHLHVAYALFFTVILVLSSVTCQLGVFAAERGDVIGLRRWYLISLLMGLVFVGGQAWEYFKENEFTLASHGYGSVYYLTTGFHGLHVIGGLVAFVLVLARSTYGRFTPEKATSAIVVSYYWHFVDVVWIALFATIYLLQ
- a CDS encoding SseB family protein, whose translation is MTDDANEETTRAGDALHRLAHDQDDTAALGALATSDVLVPDVSDPARDNGDARVVRLPVAEQPDGQQFVPTFTSERRLVDALPSVGRYRRVPLAALLRTWPAGDLMLAVDPGTEEGITLPAEGVRALAALAD
- a CDS encoding DUF3501 family protein, which encodes MGSSTVAFTAADITTDHTAYSAQRVQARSRMIPIRAERRVRIGDILLFEFENAETLRHQVQEMVYTERLTTPGDVAHEVETYSRLLPSSHSLTATMFIELTQVETVREELARLSGVQRRVALEIGGVTVPAVEIPGVDEDPDQPSETVSVHMLRFPLTDGTRDAFRDPAVTAELVVDHPAYSDATPIVGAARRSLIADLALPS
- a CDS encoding rubrerythrin family protein gives rise to the protein MPKLDGTKTHENLKEAFAGESQANRRYLYFARRADIEGLTDAASLFRDTAEGETGHAFGHMDFLAEVGDPATGEPVGNTSKNLASAVAGETYEFTAMYPGFAKTAREEGFEEIAEWFSTLARAEKTHAGRFKKALDAVIAEETADA
- a CDS encoding Fur family transcriptional regulator; this encodes MAERTELRLTPQRTRVLEVLKAADDHPTAAEVYERVRLAAPGIGSATVYRALALLVETGHALELNLGDGAAARYDANTSRHDHAVCERCGRAADIDHPVPDGMVAEIARRSGFTITGYDLQFRGLCPECQTAGEGHRPVRR
- a CDS encoding response regulator transcription factor, translating into MSTVLVYASKADVRERVLAALGRRPAPDLDELELVEVSDAETLIDAIDHSEADLCILDAEATPSGGMGLARQLKNEVADCPPMLLLVARRDDRWLATWSQADAVVGHPIDPGELTDAVVGLLRARAGGVAVRRPVVNTRQH
- the trpD gene encoding anthranilate phosphoribosyltransferase gives rise to the protein MTSTASEPRATTTAASPAPTTVSSPGTPPGAPGGPRATAESWPELITDLISGQALAADRTAWAMEQIMGGLATPSQIAGFVVALRAKGETAEEISGLVRTMLGFAEPLALSDELRAAAVDTCGTGGDRSNTVNLSTMAAIVAAGAGATVVKHGNRAASSASGSADVLAELGVVIDLPPAGVEACLAAAGIAFCFAPVFHPAMRHVGTTRKELGVQTAFNILGPLANPGRPGAQTIGVADARLAPIVADVLAARGTRGLVFRGDDGLDELTTATTSTVWVISAPPASAEAGTDGTGTAARSRVRSERFDPRDLGLAQPDATALRGADTAYNASVARALLAGETGPVRDAVLLAAAAALVAVAGPTDAPLAEQLGAQFGRAAEAVDSGAAATALRRWAEASRIAATARG
- the ctaF gene encoding aa3-type cytochrome oxidase subunit IV — translated: MKVEGLIFNFFGAFAGAVALVYWFWAKDPTGTAALTLCAGLGFLVGGYLTFTGRRIGMRAQDLPDAEVVDGVGELGHFTPGSYYPFFLAASAAVAAMGLAFGIWLTILGAVLTFTFAVCLVMENFWNPPLPED
- the ctaD gene encoding aa3-type cytochrome oxidase subunit I, translated to MTLLHESPAGPAGHAHESADHEKPPIANLLGYLRTTSHKDIAIMYFLTSFAFFVIAGILAIFIRAELARPGLQYFSNDQYNQFFTMHGTLMLLMFATPLAFAFANYLVPLQIGSPDVAFPRLNALSYWLFLFGSLTVFAGFLSPGGAASFGWFAYAPLSNQLYSPGVGSDLWVLGLTVQGLGTILGAVNFITTILCLRAPGMTMFRMPIFCWNLLVTSILVLVAFPVLAAALLALAADRRFGAHIFDAENGGAMLWQHLFWFFGHPEVYIIALPFFGIISEIIPVFSRKPLFGYKGLVFATIGIGALSVAVWAHHMFVTGAVLLPFFAFLSFLIAVPTGIKFFNWIGTMWRGQISFEAPMLFAVGFLVTFLFGGLTGVLLASPPIDFHVSDSYFVVGHFHYVVAGLMFAAFAGVYFWFPKVTGRMLNEKLAKLHFWTLFLGFNATFLVFHWLGTQGMPRRFADYGPNDGFTTLNTVATAGSFLMGLSTLPLLYNLWYSYRKGPLAAVDDPWGYSNSLEWATSCPPPRHNFRSLPRIRSERPAFDLHYPAVAGRADYHATPELGQGAAR
- the ctaC gene encoding aa3-type cytochrome oxidase subunit II, which produces MAPADTADADASPSRRVGHRRPRRRRVNARLGATLVAVGLLATACDVPNFGFPDGVTNHTPRILSMWQGSVIAALSVGVFVWALIFYAVVVFRKRSDVLPRQVRYNLPVEILYTVVPVVIVAGLFYYTARDESEITKLSDKPDVTVNVIGFRWNWQFQYLDTGKTPGSNQVEVTGRPGEAPVLVLPQDRSVRFVLTSPDVIHSFWVPEFLFKRDVVPGRVGQFELTATKTGTFVGRCAELCGTDHDRMTFYVKVVPGAEYDRFIEERQSAAISASPSSGVTTGSVQ